DNA sequence from the Acidobacteriota bacterium genome:
CGCCTCGCGGAGCATCGCGGCAAGGGGTTGGGCGAGCGAGCGGCGCCCACCGTACTTGAGCGCGTGGATCATCGTCCGGAGCGGCCCGTCATGCAGGCCGGCGGCACGGCGCGGGGTGAACGGTCCACCGCCCCGCCGGCAGGTGCGACAGGTCGCGGCGCCGTCGCCCTCCCCACCGAGGTCGGCCGCGCTCACCGGCAGGCCGCAACGGCCGCAGACGGGCGGCGAGAGACGCGGGATCTGCCGCAGGCAGGCGGCGCAGACGACACCGCGCGTCGGTGAGTCGAGCGCCCGCTCGCAGGCAATGCAGCGCGACGCCCAGACAACCGCGAGGATGGCGTCGAGTGAGCTACGGACGTCGAGTCCGCAACGGACGTCGAGTCCGTAACGGACGTCGAGCCGGCGCCGCGGGTAGGGCCGCCGGCCGGGCGGCGACGGTTCAGCCGCCGCCTGCGACGCTGTCGTCGTCGTCGGTGGACGGTTCGCCGAGTGCGGAGCTTTCTTCGACGGCAGCGCTGTCGAGACCGGTTTCCGGAACGGCGATGCGGCCGGCGTTGCCCCAGAGCCGCTCGAGACCGTAGACGTTGCGGGTTTCGACCGTGAAGATGTGGACAAGGAGATCGAAACCATCGATCAGCACCCACTCGGCATGGTCGTAGCCTTCGACATGGTTCGGTCGCGCGCCTATTGCCCGCAGCCGCTCGTTGACGGCGTCGGCGATCGCCTGCACCTGACGCGTCGTCCGCCCCGATCCGACGACGAAGAAGTCGGTGAATGCGCCCGCCTCGCGGAGATCGAGCAGAACGATGTCGAGCGCCTTCTTGTCGACCATCGCCGCAACCGCTTCACGAACCGCGTCCGGCAGGCGGGACAACCGGGTCATCATGCAGGATCCGTGCCGTTGTCGTGCGCTGC
Encoded proteins:
- a CDS encoding ComF family protein, coding for MVSISLSTSSRSKPATSTVSSGSGATPAASPFRKPVSTALPSKKAPHSANRPPTTTTASQAAAEPSPPGRRPYPRRRLDVRYGLDVRCGLDVRSSLDAILAVVWASRCIACERALDSPTRGVVCAACLRQIPRLSPPVCGRCGLPVSAADLGGEGDGAATCRTCRRGGGPFTPRRAAGLHDGPLRTMIHALKYGGRRSLAQPLAAMLREAADDWLRAADAVVPVPLHPLRRWRRGFNQADDIARRLGRPVIRPIRRAHHTRPQMELPRSVRLRAVRGAFRLVRRYAGRAPSAVRGQRLLLVDDVITTGATVEACATLLREAGAADVRVLGVALAPQRGVRQRPAETCRSETQRLMV
- the rsfS gene encoding ribosome silencing factor codes for the protein MTRLSRLPDAVREAVAAMVDKKALDIVLLDLREAGAFTDFFVVGSGRTTRQVQAIADAVNERLRAIGARPNHVEGYDHAEWVLIDGFDLLVHIFTVETRNVYGLERLWGNAGRIAVPETGLDSAAVEESSALGEPSTDDDDSVAGGG